Proteins encoded by one window of Litoribrevibacter albus:
- the nrdB gene encoding class Ia ribonucleoside-diphosphate reductase subunit beta: MLYTTFNRKNYDPLKEPMFFGETVNVARYDQQKYPIFEQLIEKQLSFFWRPEEVDLSKDRKDFQDLAAHEQHIFLSNLKYQTLLDSIQGRSPNVALLPVCSLPELETWIETWAFSETIHSRSYTHIIRNIKADPSEVFDDIVKNEEIQKRADSVSKYYDNFIEYMNHYIMHGVGTHELNGQSININTFELKKRLYLCLVSINVLEAIRFYVSFACSFAFAERALMEGNAKVIKLIARDEALHLTGTQHMLNIMASGQDDQEMAKVAEECKQEATKIFVEAAEQEKQWAEYLFKDGSMIGLNKDILCQYVEYITSIRMQAIGLSSPFEVKSNPLPWMNAWLVSDNVQVAPQESEISSYLVGQVDSEISADDFDDFDL; this comes from the coding sequence ATGCTGTACACTACTTTTAACAGAAAAAACTACGACCCTCTAAAAGAGCCAATGTTCTTTGGAGAAACTGTCAACGTTGCTCGTTACGACCAACAGAAATACCCGATCTTTGAACAACTGATTGAGAAACAATTGTCGTTCTTCTGGCGCCCGGAAGAGGTTGACCTTTCGAAAGATCGTAAAGACTTCCAAGATCTTGCAGCGCATGAGCAACACATTTTCTTAAGTAACCTTAAATACCAAACCTTATTGGACAGTATCCAAGGTCGTTCACCCAACGTTGCTCTGTTGCCTGTTTGCTCACTTCCTGAATTAGAAACCTGGATCGAAACCTGGGCATTCAGCGAAACTATCCACAGCCGCAGCTACACGCACATCATCCGAAACATTAAGGCAGATCCGTCTGAAGTGTTTGATGACATCGTTAAAAACGAAGAAATTCAAAAACGCGCAGACAGTGTCAGTAAGTATTACGACAACTTCATCGAGTACATGAACCACTACATCATGCATGGTGTTGGCACTCATGAACTCAACGGTCAAAGCATCAACATCAACACTTTTGAGTTGAAAAAGCGTTTGTACTTGTGCCTTGTCTCCATCAACGTATTGGAAGCCATTCGTTTCTACGTGAGCTTCGCGTGTAGCTTTGCTTTTGCCGAACGCGCCTTGATGGAAGGTAACGCAAAAGTCATTAAATTGATTGCCCGTGACGAAGCTCTTCACCTGACCGGCACCCAGCACATGCTGAACATCATGGCCAGTGGTCAGGACGATCAGGAAATGGCTAAGGTCGCAGAAGAGTGTAAACAAGAAGCCACCAAAATCTTCGTCGAAGCAGCAGAACAAGAAAAGCAATGGGCTGAATACTTGTTCAAAGATGGCTCAATGATTGGTCTGAACAAAGACATTTTGTGTCAGTATGTGGAATATATTACCTCTATCCGCATGCAAGCCATTGGTCTTTCGTCACCGTTTGAAGTGAAATCTAACCCACTTCCTTGGATGAATGCCTGGTTAGTTAGCGACAACGTTCAGGTTGCACCTCAAGAGTCAGAAATCAGTTCTTACCTTGTTGGTCAGGTTGACAGTGAAATCTCGGCTGATGATTTTGATGACTTTGATCTTTAA
- the nrdA gene encoding class 1a ribonucleoside-diphosphate reductase subunit alpha codes for MKNNISVTKRDGRTESIDLDKIHKVIEWAAKGLDNVSVSEVELKSHIQFFEGIKTEDIHETLIKSAADLISQDTPDYQYLAARLNIFHLRKKAFGKFEPPRLFDHVVKMVDAGRYDKHLLEDYTEEEFDQMNSYLAHERDMDFSYAAVKQLEGKYLVQNRVTGEIYESPQILYILIGACLFASYDKERRLDFIKRFYDAVSKFKLSLPTPIMAGVRTPTRQFSSCVLIETGDSLDSINATASSIVKYVSQRAGIGINAGRIRALGSPIRGGEAFHTGCIPFYKHFQTAVKSCSQGGVRGGAATLFYPLWHLEVESLLVLKNNRGVEENRVRHMDYGVQFNRLMYQRLIKGGNITLFSPSDVPGLYDAFFEDQEKFEELYVKYEADDSIRKKTVPAIELFSLFAQERASTGRIYLQNVDHCNTHSPFNPEHAPIRQSNLCLEIALPTKPLNSVDDEDGEIALCTLAAFNLGTLENLDELEELSDLIVRALDSLLSYQDYPIKAAEIASLSRRTLGVGVINYAYYLAKNYKRYSDGSANRLTHKTFEAIQYYLLKASNNLAKEQGACEKFNETTYSQGILPIDTYRKELDDICDEPLHLNWEALREEIKTHGLRNSTLTALMPSETSSQISNATNGIEPPRGLISIKASKDGILKQVVPDIDNHRHEYELLWDIPSNDGYLQAVGIMQKFVDQAISANTNYDPSKFTDGKVPVKTILKDILNAYKLGVKTLYYHNTRDGAGDGSNDEGCEGGACKI; via the coding sequence ATGAAGAATAATATTTCGGTTACTAAGCGAGATGGACGCACAGAGTCAATTGACTTGGACAAAATCCACAAGGTTATTGAGTGGGCAGCTAAAGGATTAGATAACGTTTCAGTCTCAGAGGTAGAACTGAAATCTCATATTCAATTCTTCGAGGGTATAAAAACCGAAGATATTCATGAAACCCTGATCAAGTCAGCCGCTGATCTTATTTCTCAGGATACGCCGGATTATCAATATCTGGCAGCGCGTCTGAATATTTTCCACCTTCGTAAAAAGGCCTTTGGTAAATTTGAACCACCTCGCCTTTTCGACCACGTTGTGAAAATGGTCGATGCTGGCCGTTATGACAAACATCTTCTGGAAGATTACACCGAAGAAGAGTTTGATCAGATGAACAGCTATCTGGCTCATGAACGTGATATGGACTTCAGCTACGCAGCAGTGAAACAGCTGGAAGGTAAGTATCTGGTTCAGAACCGCGTAACGGGTGAAATCTATGAAAGCCCTCAGATTCTTTATATTCTGATCGGTGCCTGCTTGTTTGCCAGCTACGACAAAGAACGTCGTCTGGATTTCATTAAGCGTTTCTACGATGCTGTATCTAAATTCAAGCTTTCATTGCCTACGCCAATCATGGCCGGTGTACGTACGCCAACACGTCAATTCAGCTCGTGCGTATTAATCGAAACCGGAGACTCTCTGGACTCCATCAACGCAACAGCGTCTTCGATTGTTAAATACGTTAGCCAACGCGCCGGTATCGGCATTAACGCAGGTCGTATCCGTGCATTAGGTAGCCCGATTCGTGGTGGTGAAGCATTCCATACAGGATGTATTCCTTTCTACAAGCACTTCCAGACGGCAGTTAAAAGCTGTTCTCAGGGCGGTGTTCGTGGTGGTGCTGCGACTCTGTTCTACCCGCTTTGGCATTTGGAAGTTGAATCACTGCTGGTTTTGAAAAATAACCGTGGTGTTGAAGAGAACCGTGTTCGCCATATGGATTACGGTGTTCAGTTTAACCGTTTGATGTATCAACGTCTGATCAAGGGTGGCAACATTACGCTGTTCAGCCCGTCTGACGTTCCTGGCTTATACGATGCATTCTTTGAAGATCAGGAAAAATTCGAAGAGTTGTACGTAAAATACGAAGCAGACGACTCCATTCGCAAGAAAACAGTCCCTGCCATTGAGTTGTTCTCACTGTTTGCTCAAGAACGTGCAAGTACTGGTCGTATTTATCTACAAAACGTTGATCACTGTAATACACACAGCCCGTTCAACCCGGAACATGCGCCAATCCGTCAAAGTAACTTATGTTTAGAGATTGCGCTTCCAACAAAACCTCTGAACTCGGTAGACGATGAAGACGGTGAAATTGCATTGTGTACTCTGGCTGCCTTTAACCTTGGTACGCTGGAAAATCTTGATGAGTTGGAAGAGCTTTCAGATCTGATCGTTCGCGCCCTGGACAGCCTATTAAGCTATCAGGACTATCCGATCAAGGCAGCCGAAATTGCCAGCTTGAGCCGACGTACACTGGGTGTGGGGGTCATTAACTACGCCTATTATCTTGCGAAGAATTACAAGCGCTACTCCGACGGTTCAGCAAATCGTTTAACGCACAAAACCTTTGAAGCCATTCAGTATTACCTATTGAAAGCATCAAATAACCTGGCGAAAGAACAAGGTGCATGTGAGAAGTTCAACGAAACAACCTACTCTCAAGGCATCCTACCAATCGATACCTATCGCAAAGAGCTTGATGACATTTGTGATGAGCCATTGCATTTGAACTGGGAAGCCCTCAGAGAAGAGATCAAGACTCATGGTCTAAGAAACAGTACGTTAACGGCACTAATGCCATCTGAAACTTCCTCTCAGATCAGTAATGCCACCAACGGTATTGAACCGCCACGCGGCTTGATCAGCATTAAAGCAAGTAAAGACGGTATTCTGAAACAAGTAGTTCCGGACATCGACAATCACCGTCATGAATACGAGCTTCTTTGGGATATCCCAAGCAACGATGGTTATCTGCAAGCAGTTGGTATTATGCAGAAGTTTGTTGACCAAGCGATCTCTGCCAACACGAACTATGATCCATCAAAATTTACCGATGGAAAAGTACCAGTAAAAACCATTCTAAAAGACATTTTGAATGCGTATAAACTGGGGGTTAAAACGCTTTACTACCATAACACTCGCGATGGCGCGGGCGACGGTAGCAACGATGAGGGTTGTGAAGGCGGCGCATGTAAGATTTAA